Proteins encoded within one genomic window of Empedobacter falsenii:
- the serS gene encoding serine--tRNA ligase: MLVVSYIQENKDRVIEGLKKRNFKQLDLVDEVLNVDELRRKTQFELDNVLAESNKLAKEIGNLFKDGRSEEANELKNKTVDLKTQSKELQDLLSSYETSVKDILYQIPNIPNEIVMAGKDADDNEIVFEHGDATAKPNNLPHWEVAKKFDIIDFELGVKITGAGFPVYKGKGARLQRALTQFFLDKNSDAGYTEIVPPFVVNEASGYGTGQLPDKEGQMYYIGEDDLYLIPTAEVPVTNIYRDTIVRAEDLPITLTAYSPCFRREAGSYGKDVRGLNRLHQFEKVEIVRIEKPENSYAALDGMIEHVKGILEDLELPYRILRLCGGDTGFTSAITYDFEVFSEAQEKWLEVSSVSNFETFQANRLKLRYKDENGTQLAHSLNGSALALPRILASILENHQQADGTVKIPKALQPYTRFEILD; the protein is encoded by the coding sequence ATGCTAGTAGTTTCTTACATTCAAGAAAACAAAGATCGTGTAATTGAAGGACTTAAAAAACGTAACTTCAAACAATTAGATCTTGTTGATGAAGTTTTAAATGTGGATGAACTTCGTCGTAAAACACAATTTGAATTAGATAATGTATTAGCTGAATCCAACAAATTAGCAAAAGAAATTGGTAATTTGTTTAAAGATGGAAGATCGGAAGAGGCTAATGAATTAAAAAACAAAACGGTTGATTTAAAAACTCAATCAAAAGAGTTACAAGATTTATTATCGTCTTACGAAACATCCGTTAAAGATATTTTGTATCAAATCCCGAATATTCCGAACGAAATCGTAATGGCAGGAAAAGATGCTGATGATAACGAAATCGTTTTTGAACACGGAGATGCAACTGCAAAACCAAACAATTTGCCACACTGGGAAGTTGCTAAGAAATTTGACATCATTGATTTTGAATTAGGTGTTAAAATTACTGGAGCTGGTTTCCCTGTTTACAAAGGAAAAGGTGCTCGTTTGCAACGTGCTTTAACGCAATTTTTCTTAGATAAAAATTCTGATGCTGGTTATACAGAAATCGTTCCTCCTTTCGTTGTGAATGAGGCTTCTGGTTATGGAACAGGACAGTTACCAGACAAAGAAGGGCAAATGTATTATATTGGAGAAGATGATTTGTACTTGATTCCGACTGCGGAAGTTCCTGTGACAAATATTTACCGTGATACGATTGTAAGAGCAGAAGATTTACCAATTACGTTGACTGCATATTCGCCATGTTTCCGTCGTGAAGCGGGTTCTTATGGAAAAGATGTAAGAGGTTTGAACCGTTTGCACCAATTTGAGAAAGTTGAGATTGTGCGTATTGAAAAACCAGAAAATTCTTATGCTGCTTTAGACGGAATGATTGAGCACGTAAAAGGAATTTTAGAAGATTTAGAATTACCATACCGTATTTTAAGACTATGTGGTGGTGATACAGGTTTTACATCTGCAATTACATACGATTTCGAAGTTTTCTCTGAAGCGCAAGAAAAATGGTTAGAAGTTTCTTCTGTTTCTAATTTTGAGACTTTCCAAGCAAATCGTTTGAAATTACGTTACAAAGATGAAAATGGAACTCAATTAGCGCATAGTTTAAATGGTTCTGCTTTAGCTTTACCACGTATTTTAGCGTCAATTCTAGAGAATCACCAACAGGCTGATGGAACAGTAAAAATTCCGAAAGCATTGCAACCTTATACTCGTTTTGAGATTTTAGATTAA
- a CDS encoding DNA polymerase III subunit, with protein sequence MLWENVIGQQEIKNKLQQSIKDGRISHAQLFSGPEGSGTLALAIAYAREVLCGLNNEQCNLKVDKLQHPDLHFSFPYSATESVKKPLAKYLLNDWRTFVDENVYGNLTDWMSHLGIEKKQGVIPVDEADEIVKTLALNSYEGGYKIMIIWQAEEMTTAAANKLLKIIEEPPQKTLFLLVTEREDLILQTITSRCQLVKIPRLSQSDVKNYLVEKKNINPEKAQHIAFLSQGNVREALHQLNDDEHLFDKYFVTWVRKAFMAAKTPTVLKDLIDWSNQIASWSRSEQKDFLNYCSEIFRQALLKTYQSDDLVFLQINAEGFKWQGFAPFIHGANIEDILNEINEASYHIERNGNSKIILLDLSIKLTRYLHRKTA encoded by the coding sequence ATGCTTTGGGAAAATGTAATTGGACAACAGGAGATTAAAAACAAACTTCAACAATCTATAAAAGATGGTCGTATAAGTCATGCGCAGCTATTTTCTGGTCCAGAAGGTTCGGGAACTTTGGCTTTGGCTATTGCTTATGCACGTGAGGTTTTGTGTGGTTTGAATAACGAACAATGCAATCTGAAAGTTGATAAATTACAACATCCCGATTTACATTTTTCTTTTCCTTATTCAGCAACAGAAAGTGTAAAAAAGCCACTTGCTAAGTATTTATTAAACGATTGGCGAACTTTTGTAGACGAAAATGTCTATGGAAATCTAACCGATTGGATGTCCCATCTCGGAATTGAAAAAAAACAAGGCGTTATCCCTGTTGATGAAGCAGATGAAATTGTTAAAACATTAGCGCTAAACAGTTACGAAGGCGGTTACAAAATCATGATTATTTGGCAAGCAGAGGAAATGACAACTGCTGCAGCCAATAAATTGTTGAAAATAATTGAAGAACCACCTCAAAAAACACTGTTTTTATTGGTAACAGAGCGCGAGGATTTAATTTTACAAACCATTACTTCTCGTTGTCAATTAGTCAAAATCCCACGTTTATCGCAATCGGATGTAAAGAACTATTTGGTTGAGAAGAAAAATATTAATCCAGAAAAAGCGCAACATATTGCTTTTCTATCGCAAGGAAATGTACGAGAAGCCTTGCATCAATTGAATGATGACGAGCATTTATTCGATAAATATTTTGTGACTTGGGTTCGAAAAGCGTTTATGGCAGCCAAAACTCCAACCGTTTTAAAGGATTTGATTGATTGGTCAAATCAAATTGCAAGTTGGTCGAGAAGTGAGCAAAAAGATTTTTTGAACTATTGTTCCGAGATTTTTCGTCAAGCTTTGTTAAAAACGTATCAATCTGATGATTTAGTTTTCTTGCAAATCAATGCAGAAGGCTTTAAATGGCAAGGTTTTGCGCCTTTTATACATGGAGCAAATATCGAAGATATTTTAAATGAAATTAATGAAGCGTCATATCATATCGAGCGAAATGGTAATTCTAAAATTATTCTTTTAGATTTATCAATCAAGCTAACGAGATATTTACATCGCAAAACAGCATAA
- a CDS encoding copper homeostasis protein CutC, with the protein MKKLEIACFNLESALIAAKSNADRIELCANASTGGVTPDFEDIKTLRKETDKEIMVMIRPRGGDFCYSDEEFEQMKSEIIMIKNFRIDGFVFGILNEDNEIDFERNQELVELSKPFPCTFHRAFDRTSDAEDSLQTVIDLGFKTILTSGLDSNVDYGKRELKNLVKKAENQITIMPGGGLRSTNIEEIDSYANATYFHSSAMIDDSGIANLEEINRLKSLINSEK; encoded by the coding sequence ATGAAAAAATTAGAAATCGCTTGTTTCAACTTAGAATCAGCTTTAATTGCTGCAAAATCAAATGCAGATCGAATTGAGTTATGCGCCAATGCTTCAACAGGTGGAGTTACACCAGATTTTGAAGATATCAAAACATTGCGAAAAGAAACAGACAAAGAAATTATGGTGATGATTCGCCCTCGTGGTGGAGATTTTTGTTATTCTGATGAAGAATTTGAACAAATGAAATCTGAAATCATCATGATTAAAAATTTTAGAATTGATGGTTTTGTTTTTGGAATTTTGAATGAAGATAACGAAATTGATTTTGAACGAAATCAAGAATTAGTTGAACTTTCAAAACCTTTTCCATGTACGTTTCATCGTGCATTTGACAGAACTTCTGATGCCGAGGACTCACTTCAAACAGTGATTGATTTAGGATTCAAAACAATCTTAACTTCTGGCTTGGATAGCAATGTAGATTATGGAAAACGTGAATTAAAAAATCTGGTTAAAAAAGCAGAAAATCAAATTACAATTATGCCTGGAGGTGGTTTGCGCTCAACAAATATTGAAGAAATTGATTCATATGCAAATGCAACTTATTTTCATTCTTCAGCAATGATTGACGATTCTGGAATTGCTAATTTAGAAGAAATCAATCGATTAAAAAGTTTGATAAATTCTGAAAAATAA
- a CDS encoding isoaspartyl peptidase/L-asparaginase family protein, translated as MNNRRNFIKNLGALGLLLGTTKLDLSAQTKSTKSATSTKINKPIVLSTWRFGLEANAEAWKILGKNGTALNAVEQGVKLVEADPNERSVGYGGRPDRDGKVTLDACIMDDQANIGSVAGLEYIKHPISVARKVMEDTPHVMLVGNGALQFALEKGFRKENLLTDVSEQEWKEWLKDTNYQMPINIENHDTIGMIALDAHGNLSGACTTSGMAYKMHGRVGDSPIIGAGLYVDNEIGAATATGHGEEVIRIAGSHLVVELMRQGYSPENACKEAVHRIIKLTKSRKKDLSAIQVGFIAINKQGEYGSYCIHPGFNFAVYDETGNRLIDGKSITK; from the coding sequence ATGAATAATAGAAGAAATTTTATAAAAAATTTAGGTGCACTAGGCTTGCTTTTAGGTACAACGAAACTTGATCTTAGTGCGCAAACTAAATCTACAAAATCAGCTACTTCAACAAAAATCAATAAGCCAATTGTTCTTTCTACATGGCGTTTTGGGCTTGAAGCCAACGCTGAAGCTTGGAAAATTTTAGGAAAAAATGGAACTGCTTTAAACGCAGTAGAACAAGGTGTAAAATTGGTAGAAGCAGATCCAAATGAACGAAGTGTTGGTTACGGTGGACGTCCTGATCGTGATGGAAAAGTAACGTTGGACGCCTGTATTATGGACGATCAAGCGAATATCGGTTCTGTTGCAGGTTTAGAATATATCAAACATCCTATTTCTGTTGCGCGAAAAGTGATGGAAGATACGCCGCATGTTATGTTAGTTGGAAATGGTGCACTTCAATTTGCGTTGGAAAAAGGCTTCAGAAAAGAGAATTTATTGACTGATGTTTCCGAACAAGAATGGAAAGAATGGTTGAAAGACACCAACTATCAAATGCCAATCAATATCGAAAATCATGATACAATTGGAATGATTGCATTAGATGCGCACGGAAATCTTTCTGGAGCTTGTACGACAAGTGGCATGGCATACAAAATGCACGGACGTGTTGGAGATTCACCAATTATCGGCGCAGGTTTGTATGTTGATAACGAAATTGGTGCAGCGACAGCAACTGGACACGGTGAAGAAGTAATTCGTATTGCGGGAAGTCATTTGGTTGTGGAATTGATGCGTCAAGGTTATTCGCCAGAAAATGCGTGTAAGGAGGCTGTACATCGAATTATTAAGTTAACAAAATCGCGCAAAAAAGATTTATCGGCTATTCAAGTTGGTTTTATTGCGATTAATAAACAAGGTGAATATGGTTCGTATTGTATCCATCCAGGCTTTAACTTTGCGGTTTATGACGAAACTGGAAATCGTTTGATTGACGGAAAATCTATTACAAAATGA
- a CDS encoding GH92 family glycosyl hydrolase gives MRTILLSVLWIMISSILFAQKNDYTQYVNPFIGTGGHGHTFPGATLPYGMVQLSPDTRVDGSWDGCSGYHYSDDFIYGFSHTHLNGTGVSDYGDIMLMPTLNQNGFNQTDYGSKFSHKNEKATAGYYQVLLDKYNINVRLTTTTRVGLHEYTFNKAGDANIILDLNHRDKLVEGEVKIVDAKTVYVYRNSEEWAKNQKIFAKIEFNVPLKLTSSKDGNITSKTFKGNEIALAFGKKVKKGEKILVKVTLSTTGYNGTDVNSKELTTFDFTKTKAAAEKAWNKELSKIEVKSSDKNKLTIFYTAMYHTMMQPNISQDLNGNYRGMDDQIHLANNFDYYSVFSLWDTFRAAHPLYTLIEKRRTIDFINTFIKHYEQGGRLPVWELASNETDCMIGYHSVSVIADAMVKGFKGFDYEKAYEAAKHSAMLDHLGLKAYKQNGFISIDDEHESVSKTLEYAYDDWCIAQMALILNKQDDYNYFIERAQYWKNLFNHETKFIQPKKNGGWLKPFDPREVNNNYTEANGWQYTFFAPQDINGMIDIYGGKDGFEAKLDELFNAPSETTGREQVDVTGLIGQYAQGNEPSHHVAFLYNYIDKPEKTKELVHKILDEHYKNSPDGLIGNEDCGQMSAWYVLASMGIYSVTPGSGMWTTVEPYFDEITINLEDGTKRVITKNNYKDNQFLGFEFLKDREIKPISESEKIVTVPVLVAEDRSFQNKMNVEVKSSEPNAKIYVSVNGKKAEIYKKPISIKETTIISSFIEVNGKKSKTISGTFTKKPNDYTIQLNSTYTPQYHAGGPQGLLDGIIGDSNWKKGDWQGYYDQNFEAIVDMKKAKSVSSVVMNFLQDSRSWIVLPTKLEVYISKDSQNFKLVGMLEKQVDAFDNNVFSDQWKVQFKAEKARYIKVKATNYGAFPKGHLAEPFQGKSYIFVDEIMIK, from the coding sequence ATGAGAACAATTTTACTATCTGTTTTATGGATAATGATTTCCAGTATTTTATTTGCTCAAAAAAATGATTATACACAATATGTAAATCCTTTTATCGGGACTGGCGGTCACGGGCATACTTTTCCTGGCGCGACTTTACCTTATGGAATGGTTCAACTTTCACCAGATACGCGTGTTGATGGAAGTTGGGATGGTTGCAGCGGATATCATTATTCTGATGATTTTATTTATGGTTTTTCGCATACGCATCTTAATGGAACAGGAGTTTCTGATTATGGCGATATTATGTTGATGCCAACGCTTAATCAGAATGGATTTAATCAAACGGATTATGGCTCTAAATTTTCGCATAAAAACGAAAAAGCAACTGCGGGATATTATCAAGTTTTGTTGGATAAATACAATATCAATGTTAGATTAACAACAACAACTCGCGTTGGTTTGCATGAATATACTTTTAATAAAGCTGGTGATGCAAATATCATTTTAGACCTTAACCATCGTGATAAATTAGTAGAAGGAGAAGTGAAAATTGTAGACGCTAAAACAGTTTATGTCTACAGAAATTCGGAAGAGTGGGCGAAGAATCAAAAGATTTTTGCCAAAATAGAATTTAATGTTCCGTTAAAATTAACATCTTCAAAAGACGGAAATATTACATCTAAAACATTCAAAGGAAATGAAATTGCCTTGGCTTTTGGGAAAAAAGTAAAGAAAGGTGAGAAGATTTTGGTAAAAGTAACCTTGTCTACAACTGGATATAATGGAACGGATGTTAACAGTAAAGAGTTAACAACATTCGATTTTACTAAAACGAAAGCCGCTGCTGAAAAGGCTTGGAATAAAGAATTATCAAAGATTGAAGTAAAATCTTCAGACAAAAATAAGCTAACAATTTTTTATACAGCGATGTATCACACGATGATGCAACCAAATATTTCGCAAGATTTGAATGGAAATTACCGTGGAATGGACGATCAAATTCATTTGGCAAATAATTTCGATTATTATTCAGTTTTCTCGCTTTGGGATACTTTTCGTGCTGCGCATCCTTTGTATACGTTGATTGAGAAGAGAAGAACGATCGATTTTATTAACACATTTATCAAGCATTACGAACAAGGCGGACGTTTGCCTGTTTGGGAATTAGCGAGCAATGAAACGGATTGTATGATTGGTTATCACTCGGTGTCTGTGATTGCAGATGCGATGGTCAAAGGTTTCAAAGGCTTTGATTATGAGAAAGCTTATGAAGCAGCAAAGCATTCGGCAATGTTAGATCATTTGGGATTGAAAGCTTACAAACAGAATGGATTTATTTCGATTGATGATGAACACGAGTCAGTTTCAAAAACGTTAGAATATGCGTACGATGATTGGTGTATTGCGCAAATGGCATTGATTTTAAATAAACAAGACGATTATAATTACTTCATTGAGCGTGCGCAATATTGGAAAAATTTATTCAATCATGAGACAAAATTTATTCAGCCAAAGAAAAATGGAGGTTGGTTAAAGCCTTTTGATCCGCGTGAAGTAAACAATAATTACACAGAAGCGAATGGTTGGCAATACACATTTTTCGCTCCGCAAGATATCAATGGAATGATTGATATTTATGGCGGAAAAGATGGTTTTGAGGCAAAATTGGATGAATTATTTAATGCACCATCAGAAACAACAGGTCGAGAACAAGTGGATGTTACGGGACTTATTGGACAATATGCGCAAGGAAATGAGCCGAGTCATCACGTAGCGTTTTTGTACAATTACATTGATAAACCTGAAAAAACGAAAGAATTAGTCCATAAAATTTTGGACGAACATTATAAAAATTCGCCTGATGGATTAATTGGTAATGAAGATTGTGGACAGATGAGTGCGTGGTATGTTTTGGCTTCGATGGGAATTTACAGTGTTACGCCAGGTTCTGGAATGTGGACGACAGTTGAGCCGTATTTTGATGAAATCACTATTAATTTAGAAGATGGAACGAAGCGTGTAATTACGAAAAATAATTATAAAGACAATCAATTTTTAGGATTTGAATTCTTGAAAGATAGAGAGATTAAACCTATTTCTGAAAGTGAAAAAATTGTAACGGTTCCAGTTTTGGTTGCTGAAGACAGATCATTTCAAAATAAAATGAATGTTGAAGTAAAATCTTCTGAACCCAATGCAAAAATTTATGTTTCGGTGAATGGTAAAAAAGCTGAAATTTATAAAAAGCCTATTTCAATAAAAGAAACAACTATAATTTCTTCTTTCATAGAAGTGAATGGCAAGAAAAGTAAAACGATTTCTGGAACGTTTACTAAGAAACCAAATGATTATACAATTCAGCTTAATTCTACGTATACACCACAATATCATGCAGGTGGTCCACAAGGTTTATTGGACGGTATTATTGGTGATAGCAATTGGAAAAAAGGCGATTGGCAGGGATATTATGACCAAAACTTTGAAGCAATAGTTGACATGAAAAAAGCGAAATCAGTTTCTTCTGTTGTCATGAATTTCTTGCAAGATTCTCGTTCTTGGATTGTGTTACCGACAAAATTAGAAGTCTATATTTCTAAGGATAGTCAGAATTTTAAATTGGTTGGAATGTTAGAAAAACAAGTTGATGCATTTGATAATAATGTGTTTTCTGATCAATGGAAAGTTCAGTTCAAAGCAGAGAAAGCACGTTATATCAAAGTAAAAGCGACAAATTATGGTGCATTTCCAAAAGGTCATTTAGCAGAACCTTTTCAAGGGAAATCCTATATTTTCGTTGATGAGATTATGATTAAATAA
- a CDS encoding FEKKY domain-containing protein codes for MKNKLIAFNIIAIGLILLYPILEFYCIYYPLKFKFSEIFNQIEYQNTIFILVGIFIFSSLISLFRIDKLLKFNLGLNFLLIILFFSSLINQLIDLKKEEKEYIERALDDIKKDKIVFLYSGGFPLPEFSSETYAKIDSIHNKYGVDYINIGVLDFKHDKLELKYEETVKPYLEKRNGKDWKKRMQKELDAIKREKLY; via the coding sequence ATGAAAAATAAATTAATAGCGTTTAATATAATTGCTATTGGATTAATATTATTGTATCCAATACTAGAATTTTATTGTATTTATTATCCTTTGAAATTTAAATTTTCAGAAATTTTCAATCAAATTGAGTATCAGAATACTATTTTTATTCTTGTTGGTATTTTTATTTTTTCAAGCTTAATAAGTTTATTCAGAATAGACAAATTACTTAAATTTAATCTTGGCCTAAATTTTCTTTTAATAATATTATTTTTTAGCTCATTAATTAATCAACTAATTGATCTAAAAAAAGAAGAAAAAGAATATATAGAACGAGCTCTTGACGACATTAAAAAAGATAAAATTGTTTTCCTTTATTCAGGAGGATTTCCTTTACCAGAATTTAGTTCTGAAACCTATGCTAAAATTGACAGTATTCACAATAAATATGGAGTAGATTATATAAATATTGGAGTTTTAGATTTTAAACATGATAAATTAGAACTAAAATATGAAGAAACTGTAAAGCCTTATCTTGAAAAACGTAATGGTAAAGATTGGAAGAAACGAATGCAAAAAGAATTAGATGCAATAAAAAGGGAAAAACTTTATTAA
- a CDS encoding Fur family transcriptional regulator, with protein sequence MQTEILNKTLQNRSINPTAMRLLVLDKLMNAEVALSLADLEIEMDQADRVTIYRTLKTFEENKLIHSIEDGTGSIKYALCESSCKCTPEFTHAHFHCNNCNQTFCLRNIHLPEINLPKNFEVEQSSFILKGICDQCKS encoded by the coding sequence ATGCAAACAGAAATTTTAAACAAAACATTACAAAATCGTTCTATCAATCCGACTGCGATGAGATTGTTGGTCTTGGATAAACTGATGAATGCAGAAGTTGCGTTGAGTTTGGCTGATCTAGAAATTGAGATGGATCAAGCAGATCGAGTAACAATTTATAGAACATTGAAAACTTTCGAAGAAAATAAATTAATTCATTCAATCGAGGACGGAACGGGGTCTATAAAATATGCGCTTTGCGAATCGAGTTGCAAATGTACGCCCGAGTTTACGCATGCTCATTTTCATTGTAACAATTGTAATCAGACGTTTTGTTTGAGAAATATTCATTTGCCAGAAATCAATTTACCCAAAAATTTCGAAGTCGAACAATCTTCTTTTATCTTAAAAGGAATTTGCGATCAATGTAAGTCCTAA
- a CDS encoding heavy metal translocating P-type ATPase codes for MSKACCSTSNDEHKDTHDHNHEGHDHEHNNSKILLGASLAIFFAGIFVQYVLKPTWFVDNQIIRLIWFGISYILVAFPVWGEAFKLAKKLDFFNEFSLMGIATLGAFIIGEYPEGVAVMLFYTIGEMFQEAAVNKAKGNIKALLDVRPDTAHVLRNGNFETIKPQDVAIGETIQVKVGEKVPLDGIMISDKGSFNTAALTGESKPSTYKIGETVLAGMLNLENVIEIQTTKKFEDSSIAKILQMVQDAASRKAPTELFIRKFAKIYTPIVFFLAAALVIIPYFFVDNYDFHDWLYRGLVFLVVSCPCALVISVPLGYFGGIGAASRNGILVKGSNFLDLMAKVNTVVMDKTGTMTEGVFEVQKIETNLPENDFLNLVSALEKQSTHPIAKAIVASHPSELKAIEVEEISGKGLKGKVDGKIVLAGNTKLLDYFSIQYPQEIHDIVESIVVVAVDEKYAGYITIADKIKEDAQQAIQKMKALGVSKTIMLSGDKNTITQKVAKEVGVDEAFGGLLPEGKVEKVEALKKDQNQVVAFVGDGINDAPVLALSDVGIAMGGLGSDAAIETADVVIQTDQPSKIATAIKIGRETKKIVIQNIILAMGVKIIVLFLGAEGIANMWEAVFADVGVALLAILNAVRIQRMKF; via the coding sequence ATGTCTAAAGCTTGTTGTAGTACGTCAAATGACGAACATAAAGATACTCATGATCACAATCACGAAGGTCATGACCACGAACACAATAATAGTAAAATTTTATTAGGTGCCAGTTTAGCTATTTTCTTTGCCGGAATTTTTGTTCAATATGTTTTAAAACCAACTTGGTTTGTTGATAATCAAATTATTCGTTTGATATGGTTTGGCATTTCTTATATTTTAGTAGCATTTCCTGTTTGGGGAGAAGCCTTTAAATTAGCTAAAAAGCTAGATTTCTTCAATGAATTTTCGTTGATGGGAATTGCGACTTTAGGTGCTTTCATTATTGGCGAATATCCAGAAGGTGTAGCGGTAATGTTGTTTTATACAATTGGCGAAATGTTTCAGGAAGCGGCGGTTAATAAGGCAAAAGGAAATATTAAAGCCTTATTAGATGTTCGTCCAGACACAGCGCATGTTTTACGAAATGGTAATTTCGAAACAATAAAACCACAAGATGTGGCAATTGGAGAAACAATTCAAGTAAAAGTTGGGGAAAAAGTTCCGTTAGACGGAATTATGATTTCAGATAAAGGGAGCTTTAATACTGCGGCTTTGACGGGAGAAAGTAAACCTTCAACGTATAAAATAGGAGAAACTGTTTTGGCAGGAATGTTAAATCTCGAAAATGTAATTGAAATTCAAACGACAAAAAAATTTGAAGATAGTTCGATTGCAAAAATTTTACAAATGGTTCAAGATGCAGCTTCTCGCAAAGCTCCAACTGAATTATTTATCCGAAAATTTGCAAAAATATATACGCCAATTGTTTTCTTTTTAGCGGCTGCTTTGGTGATTATTCCTTACTTTTTTGTTGACAATTATGATTTTCATGATTGGTTGTATAGAGGTTTAGTTTTCTTGGTTGTTTCTTGTCCTTGTGCGTTGGTTATTTCGGTTCCGTTGGGTTATTTTGGTGGAATTGGAGCGGCTTCACGTAACGGAATTTTAGTAAAAGGTTCTAACTTTTTAGATTTAATGGCGAAAGTAAACACGGTTGTGATGGATAAAACTGGAACAATGACAGAAGGTGTTTTTGAAGTGCAAAAAATTGAAACGAATCTCCCTGAAAATGATTTTTTAAATCTTGTTTCGGCTTTAGAAAAGCAATCTACACATCCAATTGCGAAAGCGATTGTGGCAAGTCATCCATCAGAATTGAAAGCAATAGAGGTGGAAGAAATTTCTGGAAAAGGTTTGAAAGGAAAAGTTGATGGAAAAATAGTTTTAGCTGGAAATACTAAATTATTAGATTATTTCTCGATTCAATATCCACAAGAAATTCATGATATTGTAGAAAGCATTGTGGTGGTTGCAGTTGATGAAAAATATGCTGGATATATTACAATTGCTGATAAAATCAAGGAAGATGCGCAACAAGCAATTCAGAAAATGAAAGCTTTAGGTGTTTCGAAAACGATTATGTTGAGTGGAGATAAAAATACCATTACGCAAAAAGTTGCAAAAGAAGTTGGTGTTGATGAAGCTTTTGGTGGATTGTTACCAGAAGGAAAAGTAGAGAAAGTTGAAGCATTGAAAAAAGATCAAAATCAAGTGGTGGCTTTCGTAGGTGATGGAATCAATGATGCGCCTGTTCTAGCGCTTTCTGATGTCGGAATTGCGATGGGTGGACTTGGAAGCGATGCTGCGATAGAAACTGCAGATGTTGTAATCCAAACCGATCAACCTTCTAAAATTGCAACGGCGATAAAAATTGGTCGTGAAACAAAAAAGATTGTGATTCAGAATATCATTTTAGCAATGGGCGTTAAAATTATCGTGCTTTTCCTTGGAGCAGAAGGAATTGCCAATATGTGGGAAGCTGTTTTTGCAGATGTAGGTGTTGCTTTATTAGCAATTTTGAATGCTGTTCGAATTCAACGAATGAAATTTTAG
- a CDS encoding tyrosine-protein phosphatase → MENTFCEISLEQRTLPLEGGFNCRDLGGIINTKNEVIRKGLLIRSDDLANLTDDDLEILNDFPIRTIIDLRTTYERLKNQDRIPNSCNHEVHLDISSGHFENLVKQFKAGISNPKEFMCKIYEDFVLDKTCQTQYKSFFDIIQHKNRTPILFHCTAGKDRTGFATAMILSALKVDLDTIMDDYLASNIFLEQKYAHILKIDPNYKYLIDVLPEYLESSYEAINKNFGSVENYLTDILKVDLDLMKDLYIKK, encoded by the coding sequence ATGGAAAATACTTTTTGCGAAATCTCGCTCGAACAAAGAACTCTTCCACTTGAAGGCGGATTTAATTGCAGAGATTTAGGTGGAATAATTAACACAAAAAATGAAGTCATTAGAAAAGGATTGTTAATTCGATCTGATGATTTAGCAAATTTGACAGATGATGATTTGGAGATTTTAAACGATTTTCCAATTCGAACAATTATTGATTTACGCACGACTTACGAACGTTTAAAAAATCAAGATCGCATTCCAAATAGTTGTAATCACGAAGTTCATTTGGATATTTCTTCTGGACATTTCGAAAATTTAGTGAAACAATTCAAAGCTGGAATTTCAAATCCAAAAGAATTTATGTGTAAAATCTACGAGGATTTTGTTTTAGATAAGACGTGTCAAACGCAATACAAAAGCTTTTTTGATATTATTCAACATAAAAATAGAACGCCAATTTTATTTCATTGTACTGCAGGAAAAGATCGAACTGGATTTGCAACAGCAATGATTTTATCTGCTTTGAAAGTCGATTTAGATACAATTATGGATGATTACTTGGCTTCTAATATCTTTTTGGAACAAAAATATGCACACATCTTAAAGATCGATCCGAATTATAAATATCTAATTGATGTTTTACCTGAATATTTGGAAAGCTCTTATGAAGCGATTAATAAGAATTTTGGTTCAGTCGAAAATTATTTAACTGATATTTTAAAGGTTGATTTAGATTTGATGAAAGATTTATACATAAAAAAATAA